The following is a genomic window from Actinomycetota bacterium.
GCCTCGCGCTTGACTCGAGTCTCTTCCTCGCGACGGCTGCGCTCTACTTCCTCTGCCTTGCGGCGCTCTTCTTCCTCGGCCTTGTATTTGACCTCCTCGGCCTCACGCTTCTTGGCTTCGGCGGTCTCCTTCTTCTTGCGCTCGGCCTCTAGCACGGCCTGCCGTTCCGCGATAAGCGGACCGAGGTCCTTGCGGATCTTGTCGACGTAGGCTTCAACCAGCGTGGACGCGTGGTTCTTCGCCGGTATCCTCATCTCCTGGAGCTGGTCGAGCAGCTCTTTGGAGCTCATGCCGAACTCCTTGGCCAGCTCGTGGACTCTCATGCTGGGCATAAGTACGCGTCACCGTCCTTGCTGCGAGGCCGGAAGCGCGTGCAGCGCCTCGTCGAACTCTCGTCTCAGTCTGTGTATGTCGTCCTCTTTCAAGCTCACTCTAAGGGAGGCGTCGAGCCTCTTTCGGCGGATAGCCGCGTCCAGACACTCCGTCTCCGGGCACAGGTAGGCTCCCCGCCCGTTGGCCTTTCCGCTCGGGTCTACTGAGACGTGGCCGTCGGACGTGCGTACGATGCGTACGAGCTCGCGCTTGTCGGAACCGGTAGCGCAGCCCACGCAGCTTCGCTGGGGTGTCTTCCGTGCTTTCCTCACGCCTCGGCGGCCTCCTTGTCGTGGATTCCGCAGTACACGCCACCGGGCCGCGCCTTGTTGCGGCAGCGCAGGCCGGAGCTGGTGAGCGCAACGCAGCGACCATCGAACTCCTCGTCGTGGCCGTCGGCCTCGCCACCGGTATGTGCGACCGTCGCAAGCCCCGCCTCGGCGGCCTGTGACTGGCTCTTGATGTCGATTCGCCAGCCGGTGAGCTTGGCTGCGAGCCGCGCGTTCTGGCCCTCTTTTCCGATAGCCAAGGAGAGCTGGTCGTTGGGAACGATAACCGTTGCGGTGTGCGAGTCGCCGTTGACGACCACCGTGGAGACCTTGGCTGGCGAAAGCGCGTTGGCCACGTAGGTCTGAGAATCGTCGTTCCAAGGAACCACGTCGATGCGCTCGCCGCGAAGCTCGCTCACGATCATGCGCACGCGCGAGCCTTTGGGGCCTACGCATGCGCCCACCGGGTCCAGACCGCTTTCGCGGCTCGAGACCGCGACCTTGGATCGCATGCCCGGCTCGCGGGCCACGCTCTTGATCTCGACGATGCCGTCATAGATCTCCGGCACCTCGAGCTCAAACAGCCGGCGTATGAGACCCGGGTGCGTACGCGAGACCACGATCGAGGGCTCATTGGCGGTCTTGCGGACCTCGATGATGTAGGCCTTGATACGCTGATTGTGGTCGTAGCGCTCGTTGTGCGGCTGTTCGCTCGGCGGCAGGAGCGCCTCGACGCCCTCGCGCAGCTTGATGAGCGTGTAGCGGCTGTCGGACTGCTGGACGGTGCCCGTTACGGACTCCCCGACCCTGTCCGAGTACTCGTCGTAGATCTTCTCGCGCTCGGCCTCGCGGATCGAGGACATGATCACGTTCTTGGCAGCCTGCGCGGCGATGCGCGAGACGTCCTTGGGCGTGATGTCCTTCTCCTCGAACTCCGGCTCCTCTTCCGTACCGCCTACGGGAATCAGTTCGTAGACGTAGATCCGGCCAGATTCCCGGTCGATCGTGACGCGGGTATCGTTCTCGAGATCCATAATGCGCTGGTATGTGGCTGCGAGCTGCTGCTCCAGCTTGTCGAGCATCTCGTATTCGTCGATGTTTCTCTCGCGGGCGAGCTGCCGCAAGGCATCCATCAGTTCAGAGCTCATCGGGTCTCGCGCTCCCTTCCTATCCGAAGTCCACTTCCGGCTTGAGTCGCGCCTTCTGCACCGACTCAAGCGGGATGCGGAACGTTGTGCCTTCGACATCCACAAGGAGGTCGTTGTCTTCCCTGCCAAGGAGGGTACCCGCGAAGTGCGAACGCCCATCGATCGGCGACGTCTTGATCGAGGCGTTCTCGCCGACGAATCGGTCGAAATGCTCCGGCTTGGTGAGCGGCCGCTCGATACCCGGTGACGACACCTCGAGCGTGTAGGTACTCGTGATGTGCTCATCCTCGTCCAGGACGTCCGAGATCCACTTGTTGGCTTCGCAGATGGCGTCGATATCGATGCCACCCTCTCGGTCGACGTAGACGCGCACGAGCGGCTGGTGGTGGCCGCCGGCGACTTCGACGGCAACGACTTCAAACCCGCGGCGAAGTGCCTCGGGTGTGAGTAGTGATTCGACTCGCTGCGCAAGTGCTGTCACGTTCACGACGGCCAACCTCCTCCCAGACGAAAAGAAGCGGGGGTTACCCACTTCTTGCAGGGACGTGCTGTACGAACACAGGGAGGATTCTACCACAGGTGGAAGGGCGGTCAAAAAGGAAGAATACGGCAGGGTATGAAGGGAAACGCGTCACCGTCGCCAGAGTGGCGCGTCTGCCGTGGTTGCCGGAGAATGGGGCCGTTGGGGAGATGGTGTCGCCGGGGTGCGGCACGGAGGAGGGAATCACTATGAACGCGTCCAAGAAGCTACTGCTCGTGTTGCTGGCTATTGCAGTCATGGTGGGTCTGCCCGGCTGCGGCGCCGTTGCCGAGAAGACCGTCGAGGAGACCACTGGCGTCAAGGTCGACGACAACTCCGGTAGCGTCGAGGTGGAGGGTGAGGACGGCACGAAGATGACCGTAGGCACCGCGGAGGGCGAGCTTCCCGAGGGCCTCCCGTCCGACGTGCCCGTCTACGACGGTGACGCTGTCGGGGGCGGAGTCTTCGAGGTTCCCGAGGCCAAGACCTTCTCGTTCAACATCATGACCAAGGACGACGTCAAGACCGTTGTGGACTGGCACCGCTCCGAGCTGGCGGACAAGGGGTGGAAGACCGACGCGCAAGGCAACCTGAGCGGCGACGAAATGGCGCTCATCCATGCGACCAAGGGCGACAAGCTCGACATAGTCGTGACGATCACCAAGGACGAATCGGGAGACACCTCGATCTCGTGCGTCGTGACCGAGAAGAAGTAGACGAGGCCTTCCCTGGCGACAGGCTACTCGGTCCAGTTCTCCGGCCTGTTCATGACGTCTGCGCAGATGACCGTTCCTCCGACGAAGCCGACCACGCCCGGACGAAGCGCGCGGACCATCCACGCGTCAGACACGACTGCAAGCGGAGCCAGGATGGAGATCGTGGCGGCACTCGGTGTTCCCTCGAGATGTGCCGCGGTGAACAAGATGTGTCCCACGGAGCGATCGTCCTCGCGGGCCAGAAGGGACAGAAGCGGCCGAGCGCTCGGATCGGCCAGCAGGTCGCGCACCAACTCGGCCTCCTCCTCGCGGCCGAAGGCAGCTCGTTCGACCGACAGCACCTCGTTCAGGTCCGTCTCGGAGGCTTTCTCTATGAGCATGTGTCGCTCCGTCTAGTAGTCGATTCGCGATTCCGGTCGCCTCGTTCTCGAGGATCACACTAGCCCACACTAGGCGTCACGGATCTTCCGGAGGTGCAGCAGGACAAACGATGCCTGCGTATCGACCGACGTGCCGATGACGGGAACCGAACGCGTCGGTCGGTGCCAGTAGTTCGGGCCCATTTCCACCAAGTCCTGCACGGCATTCGGAGTCAGCCGGATCGGGAACTCGATCTCGAGCCTGCTTTCGAGCGTGAAGTCGTCCGAGAAGCGCCCGAGAACCCGCTGCTCCTTGTCATCCTGGATCCCGATCAGGCCCAGTTCGTTTCTGAGTCCGGCAAGATGCGAGTCTGTGGGAATCGCTATGAGCGCGGAGCCGCCAGGCTCCAGGACGCGTGCGAACTCCAGGGGGTTCCGAGGTGCGAACACGTCAAGGAGGACGGCAACGGAGTTGGGCTCAACGTACAGACGCCGATTCGTGTCCGCTACGAAGAACAGTACAACCGGATACCTCTTGGAAGCGACCTTGGCAGCGTGCTTCGAGAGGTCGGCTCCGAGCAGTACCGCATCCGTCGATGAGGGGAGCTGAGGCGCCAGGCCGCCAATGTAGTACCCGTCCCCGCAGCCGACCTCAAGCACGCACGGCGGGCGTGGATCATGCGAAGTCTCAAAGTCACGCGCTTCGAGGATTCGTGCGGTCATACTGATGGTGGCGCTGCGGAGCGGAAGATAGTGGCCGGTCTCCAGGAACCTCCGTCGGGCCCGTAGCATGACCGGCTCATCGCCGTCGACGCCCCGAGTCCTGTGTTGTGGCGGCAGGAGATTGATGTAGCCTTCTTTGGCCAGATCGAACGTGTGGCCGGTGGGGCAGCGAAAGGTGGAGTAATCTCTCTCCAGCCGGCGCTCGCACACGGGACATGCGAGCGGATATCCACTTCCTGTTCTTTCGCCCATCGAATCCTCTATCTCGCTCCGCCCAAGGGAGCGCGGGTCAGGCAGCGGTAGAGCTACGTTTGACGGATAGCCTGCGAGCGAAGCGAGTCAGGTGGATCCGTTTGTTAGCACCCCGTGAAAAGGGGTTCAACGCGACACACTAGCCGGACCTGCTTATGCTTCGAAGTCCGCGCCCTCTTCCGATTTCACCATCTTGAAGAAGTCACATCCGGCGCAGCTCATCATCTTCTGGGAGAAGGTGCCTTGGACTTCGCCGTCGCAGAACGTTCCTGCGATCTTCCAGCAGAAGCGGCCAGCCGCGTGTCCACCGTTCTTGC
Proteins encoded in this region:
- the nusA gene encoding transcription termination factor NusA; the encoded protein is MSSELMDALRQLARERNIDEYEMLDKLEQQLAATYQRIMDLENDTRVTIDRESGRIYVYELIPVGGTEEEPEFEEKDITPKDVSRIAAQAAKNVIMSSIREAEREKIYDEYSDRVGESVTGTVQQSDSRYTLIKLREGVEALLPPSEQPHNERYDHNQRIKAYIIEVRKTANEPSIVVSRTHPGLIRRLFELEVPEIYDGIVEIKSVAREPGMRSKVAVSSRESGLDPVGACVGPKGSRVRMIVSELRGERIDVVPWNDDSQTYVANALSPAKVSTVVVNGDSHTATVIVPNDQLSLAIGKEGQNARLAAKLTGWRIDIKSQSQAAEAGLATVAHTGGEADGHDEEFDGRCVALTSSGLRCRNKARPGGVYCGIHDKEAAEA
- a CDS encoding YlxR family protein, whose protein sequence is MRKARKTPQRSCVGCATGSDKRELVRIVRTSDGHVSVDPSGKANGRGAYLCPETECLDAAIRRKRLDASLRVSLKEDDIHRLRREFDEALHALPASQQGR
- a CDS encoding methyltransferase type 11, producing the protein MGERTGSGYPLACPVCERRLERDYSTFRCPTGHTFDLAKEGYINLLPPQHRTRGVDGDEPVMLRARRRFLETGHYLPLRSATISMTARILEARDFETSHDPRPPCVLEVGCGDGYYIGGLAPQLPSSTDAVLLGADLSKHAAKVASKRYPVVLFFVADTNRRLYVEPNSVAVLLDVFAPRNPLEFARVLEPGGSALIAIPTDSHLAGLRNELGLIGIQDDKEQRVLGRFSDDFTLESRLEIEFPIRLTPNAVQDLVEMGPNYWHRPTRSVPVIGTSVDTQASFVLLHLRKIRDA
- the rimP gene encoding ribosome maturation factor RimP — encoded protein: MNVTALAQRVESLLTPEALRRGFEVVAVEVAGGHHQPLVRVYVDREGGIDIDAICEANKWISDVLDEDEHITSTYTLEVSSPGIERPLTKPEHFDRFVGENASIKTSPIDGRSHFAGTLLGREDNDLLVDVEGTTFRIPLESVQKARLKPEVDFG